One Malus domestica chromosome 11, GDT2T_hap1 genomic region harbors:
- the LOC114819607 gene encoding uncharacterized protein: MEASVSSSILMKNPSISNRNLLFESRNITKCASFTRKPRNLAIQKPSTKVWRIAAIEDVSAVVDPTPVVITWQIVVGAIAGVTPFVVAGIEFSKRIIAQKRCEICGGSGLVLTKDNYVKCPECGGFLPWQSWKRFFSG; encoded by the exons ATGGAAGCCTCAGTTTCTTCCTCCATACTCATGAAAAATCCAAGCATTTCCAACAGAAATCTATTGTTTGAAAGCAGAAACATTACAAAGTGTGCAAGCTTTACCAGAAAACCACGGAACCTTGCGATACAAAAACCAAGCACAAAAGTTTGGAGGATTGCAGCAATTGAGGATGTTTCAGCTGTAGTTGATCCGACCCCGGTCGTCATCACCTGGCAAATTGTTGTCGGAGCTATAG CTGGAGTTACACCTTTTGTGGTCGCTGGAATTGAATTCAGCAAAAGAATA ATCGCACAGAAAAGATGCGAGATATGTGGAGGGTCAGGACTTGTTTTGACCAAAGACAACTATGTGAAATGTCCTGAATGTG GTGGATTTCTCCCTTGGCAATCATGGAAAAGATTCTTTTCTGGCTAA
- the LOC103448334 gene encoding transcription termination factor MTERF9, chloroplastic-like, with translation MVSFSLSSSSSSSSCLKLFSHSQFTITTLSNLSGHKRRSDSSCRFVVLSTHSNPKILKSNRRSRYGQPLSPYDQDDDDEVSRVTDVSDDDWLLNDDFAEISDFDVNGKRPKSHKGFSNSHLDGRNSKRTLEKSDKEDYYHRPSKTKEVTSGDVPRKGKLATRKAMEDRFPRLSEDVELDEKWLPLIDYLCTFGLKESHFIQMYERHMPSLQINVCSAKERLEYLLSVGVKQRDVRRMILRQPQILEYTVENNLKSHVAFLMNLGIPSSRVGQIIAATPSLFSYSVENSLKPTVRYLVEEVGIKEKDLGKVVQLSPQILVQRIDISWNTRLLFLSKEIEAPRDSIVKMVKKHPQFLHYSIDDGLLPRINFLRSIGMCNSDILKVLTSLTQVLSLSLEDNLKPKYKYLINELHNEVHSLTKYPMYLSLSLDQRIRPRHRFLVSLKKAPKGPFPLSSLVPTDECFCQQWAGTSLDKYMAFRQSLLLKEFAKKYERKG, from the exons ATGgtatctttctctctttcctcctcctcctcctcttcttcttgtcTGAAACTCTTCTCTCACTCCCAGTTCACCATTACCACCCTCTCCAATCTCTCTGGCCACAAAAGAAGGTCCGATTCCAGCTGCCGCTTCGTGGTGCTCTCCACCCACTCCAACCCCAAAATTCTAAAGTCCAACCGCCGCTCCCGCTATGGCCAGCCTCTCTCCCCCTACGACCAAGACGACGACGACGAGGTCTCTCGTGTTACTGACGTGTCTGACGACGATTGGTTGCTCAAT GATGACTTTGCGGAAATTTCAGACTTTGATGTGAATGGAAAGAGGCCCAAATCCCACAAGGGATTTTCCAACAGTCATTTGGATGGCAGAAACAGCAAGCGCACTCTAGAGAAGAGTGATAAGGAAGACTACTATCATAGACCAAGCAAAACAAAGGAAGTCACTTCCGGGGATGTACCTCGCAAGGGAAAG CTAGCAACAAGGAAAGCTATGGAGGATAGATTCCCTCGGCTGTCAGAAGATGTCGAATTGGATGAGAAGTGGTTACCCCTTATTGATTATCTATGCACATTTGGGCTTAAGGAATCACACTTTATTCAAATGTATGAGAGGCATATGCCTTCTCTTCAAATAAATGTGTGCTCAGCGAAGGAAAGGTTGGAATATTTGTTGAGTGTTGGTGTCAAACAGAGAGATGTAAGAAGAATGATTTTGAGGCAGCCACAGATCCTTGAATATACAGTTGAGAACAATTTGAAGTCCCATGTTGCTTTCCTGATGAATCTGGGTATTCCAAGTTCCAGGGTCGGGCAGATTATTGCTGCTACACCATCCCTGTTCTCCTATAGTGTTGAGAACTCGTTGAAACCAACTGTGAGATACTTAGTTGAAGAGGTCGGGATTAAGGAAAAAGATTTAGGTAAAGTTGTGCAGTTAAGCCCTCAAATTCTGGTTCAGAGGATTGATATATCATGGAATACGCGTTTGCTATTTCTTTCTAAGGAGATAGAAGCACCCAGAGATAGTATAGTGAAGATGGTTAAAAAACATCCGCAGTTCCTCCACTATAGCATTGATGATGGGCTACTGCCCAGGATCAATTTCCTTAGGAGTATTGGGATGTGTAATTCTGACATCTTGAAAGTTTTAACTAGTCTAACGCAG GTACTATCCCTATCACTGGAGGATAATTTAAAGCCGAAGTACAAGTACTTGATAAATGAACTTCATAACGAAGTGCATTCCTTGACCAAATATCCTATGTACCTAAGCTTGTCATTAGACCAGAGAATTCGCCCTCGACATAGATTCTTGGTTTCTCTGAAGAAAGCTCCTAAGGGGCCATTTCCTCTAAGTTCATTGGTCCCAACTGATGAATGCTTCTGTCAACAATGGGCTGGAACTAGCTTAGATAAATATATGGCTTTCCGCCAGAGCTTACTGCTCAAGGAGTTTgcaaaaaaatatgaaagaaaGGGATAA